DNA from Candidatus Saccharimonadales bacterium:
ATGGTAGAAGTAATTGTTTTAATTGTGGGTTTTATTTTGGCAATTTTAATTGCACTTACAAAAAGTTTTAATTTGGGGGTTAGCTCGATTAGTAGTTTTGAACTTGAACGCCGGCGCAATTCTGGCGACAAGTCTGCTGCGCGTGAGCTGAGCTGGCGGGCGTTGGCTCCAACCTTTGAGGCTGCAAAAAATATAAAAATAATGGTTTTATTAGTAATTTTGGTATCTGTTGTGGCTGTGGCTTTGCCGACGCCATGGGGATTTTTGGCAAGCTTGGTGTTTGCCTTATTCGCGCAAATTGCCGCCGCGCGCGGGTGGTTTTTAAAGCCTGCCGCTAACTTGCAAAAAAAGTACGAACCGCAACTGAGAAAGTATCTGTTGTTTTTAAAAAAATATATTGGAATTTTTGTGACACCGGTTGCTTCTGCAAGTTTTTCGCTAAATTCAGTCGAAGAGCTAGAGCAATTAATTACGCTTGATCAAAATGTTTTGTCAGAACATGAAAAGACGCAGTTACTAGCGGTAATGCAGTTCGAAAACCTAAAAGTAGAAGAAGTCATGGTAAAGCGCGACCAAATTGTAGTGGTTGGAATTAAAGAAACCGTTGGGCCGTTGCTTTTAGATAAACTTCATAAAGCCGGCCACAATATATTCCCGGTTGTAGATAAAAGTTTGGATCATGTTAAGGGCTTGCTTTATATGAGTGATCTTGTGCCGCTTGACCCCGAGCTTAAAGAAGTTAGGGAGGTTGTGCGACCAAACGTTTATA
Protein-coding regions in this window:
- a CDS encoding CBS domain-containing protein yields the protein MVEVIVLIVGFILAILIALTKSFNLGVSSISSFELERRRNSGDKSAARELSWRALAPTFEAAKNIKIMVLLVILVSVVAVALPTPWGFLASLVFALFAQIAAARGWFLKPAANLQKKYEPQLRKYLLFLKKYIGIFVTPVASASFSLNSVEELEQLITLDQNVLSEHEKTQLLAVMQFENLKVEEVMVKRDQIVVVGIKETVGPLLLDKLHKAGHNIFPVVDKSLDHVKGLLYMSDLVPLDPELKEVREVVRPNVYSLQQDASLSDVLAASIKTGRQLFFVSKGEKIIGLITLSDVLAKMTGQKIAKEVKVNKI